In Prosthecobacter dejongeii, the DNA window CAGACGAAGCGCTGAAGAAGGTGTTCGACGGCAAGACCCAGGTCTCTATGTTTGAGATGACCAAGCTCGTCTCTGGCCACGTGAAGAAGTAATTTCCTTCAGAGTCAGATTTTTGAAGATGGCTGGAGGTTCGCCTCCAGCCATTTTTCTTTTTGAGCTCGGCTGAGAGCTTTAAAGACACGCTCGGCTTTCAATGCCGCAGGCATATCGCCATGTGGCCAAGAGCCTAGCAGCCATAGAGGTCCCCTACCCCGCGTGTACTTCGCCCCCTTGCCTTCGCGGTGCATGTCCAGCCGCCGATGCAGATCATTGGTGATGCCACAGTAGAGGCTCCCATCTCGACAACGCAGCACATACAGGCACCAGGTCTTGGCTTCGATGGATTTACCTTCAGCAGGAGTCGGCGAGTCAGAACTGGACATAACGATCAGCCAAGTGACTTTGGGCCAAAGGCTAACTTTAAGCCGAAGGTGCCCCTAATGGCATGGCGATTGGTTGAGGTTTGCGCCCTAAGATGCGATTGATGATACGGCCCAGGTCATCCACTGCCAGATAACAGAGGGGAACCAAGAAGAGCGTGATCACCGTGGCAAAGAGGCTGCCGTACCCCATGGAAACAGACACCGGCGTGAGGAACTGGGCGCTGGTGGCCTGCGCAGCGCGATTGTCACCAAAGATTGCCGTGAGAATGTGACTGATCCCCGGAGGCGAATTTTCAATGAGACTGCCAAATTCAAACATCAAGGGCATGAGGCCAACGAAGGTGGTGATCTGAGTCAAAAAGATGGCTCGGAAGCGACTGCGCCCTCCCTCCTGGACGGCATATTTCAGGTCGCCCGTTTCTTCACGCAGTTGGTTGATGCGATCCACTAAGACCAGCGTGTCATTCACGATCACCCCAGTGACCGCCAGCATGCCGCAGATGCTCATGCTACTGACGGGCATGCTGTGGAAAAGATGCCCCAGCACGGCCCCTACGATGCCGAAGGGGACAACCAATAAAACGATGAATGGTTGGGTGTAGCTTTTGAAAGGGATGGCCATCATCGCATACATGCCTAACAAAATGATCGCCAATGCCCACTTGCCCGCATCGGCCCCTTCACGCTGTGCCCGGGCTTCGCCTTCAAAGCTCCACTGAATGTGCGGATGCGTGGCCATGAGCTCCCGGACATAAACTTCCACATCCGCCCTCACCTTGGCGGGATCGGTCGTGGATTTATTGACGTCGGCCGTGATGTTCATGGCGCGGCGCCGGTCCACCCTTTTGATGTTGGTAAAGCTTTTCCCCACCTTTGCCTCTGCCACGCGGGAAAATGGAATCTCCAAACCCGCCGCAGTACGCACCCGCATGGTCTCGAGAGTGGCGAGGTTTTTGCGATCATTTTTCGGGTAACGCAGCATCACCTTGACCTCATTGCGCCCACGCTGGATGCGTTGCACTTCATTGCCATAAAACGCCTGCCGCACCTGCTGTGCTAGGTCACTCACTGTCACGCCAAAAGACTGTGCTTCCGGCTTGAGGCGGAGCTGGATTTCATTGCGGCCGCTATCGAGAGAATCTGTAATGTCAAAGACGCCTGCGTAGGTGGCTAGGTGGGCTTTGATCTTGTCTGAAATATCCAACAGCTCATCCGGATCTGTGCCGGTCAACTGAAGGTCCACGGGATCACCACTGCGAATGATTTCAGCTCGGAAATTCAGCTCCTCTGCGCCCACGATATTGCCGATTCGCTTCCGCCAGTCAGCGGCCATGTCCACGGTATTTACCTTGAGGCTGCGCTCTTCAGGACCGTAGGTCTCGATATTGATCTCTCCCACATGAGAGCTGCCGGTGCTGCCACCGCTTCCCCACGTCAAGCGGGTGGTGCCAGTGGTGGCGAGGATAGCACGAATAACCGGCTTCCCATCCGGTCCCACGTACTCTTTTTTCATCTGCTCGGCGATCTCATACATCCGCTGGATGTGGCCATCAGTGACTTCAAACGGGGTACCATCCAGCATGGTCAGCTTCGCCTCAATACGCTCACTCTGCACACGGGGAAAAAAGATCCAAAGGATGCGTCCGCTAAAAAAGAAACCGCAGAGGATGATGAGCCCCCCAAAGAAAGCAGC includes these proteins:
- a CDS encoding GIY-YIG nuclease family protein codes for the protein MSSSDSPTPAEGKSIEAKTWCLYVLRCRDGSLYCGITNDLHRRLDMHREGKGAKYTRGRGPLWLLGSWPHGDMPAALKAERVFKALSRAQKEKWLEANLQPSSKI
- a CDS encoding efflux RND transporter permease subunit, which translates into the protein MISWFARNHVAANLLMLGAVIAGIWTLASDRIPLEVFPDMPSRMISVTVPYPASAPEEVEESIVLKIEEAIQQVGSIKHINSTASSSGGTVVIEVEEGKDPREVLDDIKIRVDAIPNLPELAEKPTIQLDDNFHSVITVAVAADMAEADLRRLGEQIRDEISALPGITHAGLSGVRPYEIGIEIPEATLRKYGLNLERVSQAIRGSALDLPAGVVQTEAGDVSIRTRGRAYTGEDYSRVVILTRPDGTKLTLGEIAIIQDGFNENPLLARLNGKRCVVVNVMREGGQNAINIAESVKEYITTAQKRMPDGVQIEFWNDRSKIVKGRISLLIQNAQSSLILVFLCVGLFLRLDAVFWVAVGMVASFMGAIALMPFFDIAINLSSLFGFILVLGIVVDDAIVISEHVDTLRQRGMSALDAAIQGTKEMAVPITFGVLTTVIAFLPMAVGASDFLMMFKPIAIVFILVMLIALVETKIILPSHLAHPVPGLSGASDILGPVHRWSERTLRKFVDTFYRPALRWCVHHRYTALAAFFGGLIILCGFFFSGRILWIFFPRVQSERIEAKLTMLDGTPFEVTDGHIQRMYEIAEQMKKEYVGPDGKPVIRAILATTGTTRLTWGSGGSTGSSHVGEINIETYGPEERSLKVNTVDMAADWRKRIGNIVGAEELNFRAEIIRSGDPVDLQLTGTDPDELLDISDKIKAHLATYAGVFDITDSLDSGRNEIQLRLKPEAQSFGVTVSDLAQQVRQAFYGNEVQRIQRGRNEVKVMLRYPKNDRKNLATLETMRVRTAAGLEIPFSRVAEAKVGKSFTNIKRVDRRRAMNITADVNKSTTDPAKVRADVEVYVRELMATHPHIQWSFEGEARAQREGADAGKWALAIILLGMYAMMAIPFKSYTQPFIVLLVVPFGIVGAVLGHLFHSMPVSSMSICGMLAVTGVIVNDTLVLVDRINQLREETGDLKYAVQEGGRSRFRAIFLTQITTFVGLMPLMFEFGSLIENSPPGISHILTAIFGDNRAAQATSAQFLTPVSVSMGYGSLFATVITLFLVPLCYLAVDDLGRIINRILGRKPQPIAMPLGAPSA